The Bacillus sp. NEB1478 genome contains the following window.
CTGAAAACTACTAACCAGTTAAATAGTTGTACACCATTAAGCATTCCTTACACCTCCTTTAATTAGATTTAATAAATAATTTCCATTTTATTATATGACAGAATATTCAGTTGTGCAAATCAGGAAAAAAGTTGTAGTTGAATAAATGGAAAAGCAGGTATATTGTAGTTTATGTCGAAATACTTTTAAAATATTTCTATTATTCTGAAAAGGGTGTGTCACATGAAAGTTAAATCTAATTACCTAGTAAAATCTAAAGTAAAGTATGTAACAGAAAATATGTCGATTAGCGAGGCTCGTTTCACTATTATTCAATCGGGCTACCGCTGTATACCAGTATTGGACGAAAAAGAAGAGAAATTTGTAGGCTTGCTTTTTAAAGAGACGACATCCGACTATATTATAGAAAATGTTGGTTCTGTAAAGGACCATGTCAGCAGAATCGTTGAAGAAAAAGATGCTTTTATCCATGAGAATACACCTTATTTTAAAGTTTTATTCACAATAAGACGTCTTCCTTTTATGGCTGTCGTTGATGATAACCACCAATTCTTAGGAATTATTACCCATTCAAAGGTAATGGATATTTTGGAAGATTCTTATGGAATTAAAAAAGGCGGCTACTCCTTGACTGTTTCCACGACAGAAGGAAAAGGTTCCCTAAGAAAATTGTTTACGGTCATACCTGAAGAATACAATTTAGAAGGTGTATTTACACAGGACGCAGGAAAACAATTTCTCCGCAGGGTAGTTATTACGTTTAATGAAAGTGTTTCTCTTAAAGAGATTGAGTTGTTGGTGCATCGTATTGAAGCAAATGGATTTAAAGTAGCTGATATTGAGGATCTAAGAACTTTTGCAAGTGTTTAAATAGTGAAAAGACGTCCTTATCAAAAGGGCGTCTTTTTTGTTATTTTATTGATTTAAATCCAGAAATCAAAACTTCTAGCCCCCACTGAAATCTTTGAATCATATCCTGTTCTTTCTCAGGAGAATGAACGGAAGCTAATAACGGATATTTTTCTGCATCCTTAAAAGATTGCATCTTACTTAAATCGGTTAATTGATCTTGTTCACCAATTTTCACTTCGTCCATTACAAATGACAAGATGTAATTGTTAAATAGTGAAGCTGCGGATTGAATTTCCTCTTTAGGTATACCCGCCTTTATAAAAAGGCTGTAAACAAATTCGATAAGTGATAAACGATTCGGTGTAAATGGCGGTGTAATCATCATGATTTCAGCAGAATCTCTATAAGACAGCAAAACTTCCAAATAATTATTTGCTATGACTTTCAACCCTTTATCCCAAGTAAAAGGTTCTCCGGGATAAGATATCTTTTCTGTGATTCTCTCTGCTAACAACTGAAGCAATTCTGATTTGTTTTTAACATGCCAGTAAATGGATGATGCCTTTATTCCCAGTTGATCAGCTAATTTCCGCATGGATAAGGAATGTATTCCAGATTGATTCAGTAATTTCAGTGCTGCTTGAATGATATGCTCTTTATCTATTTGAATTTCCATGACTTAAATCGCTCCCAAAACATAATTATATTGACATTATACCATCTTCGGAATAAACTAACAGTGTTAGACTAACGGTGTTAGATAAATTTTCGGAGGTGTTTTTATATGCTTTTGTTAATAAATTTAATTGTTATGCCTCTTGTGCTTTTAGGTTTGCTTGCATTGTTCACTTGGATTGGCAAAAAGAGATCTGTAAAATTTAATCCAAAACAGAAGAATTTATGGTTAATAGCCCATATTTTCTTTGTTATTATTTATTTCGGAGGTCTGTTAACCACCCTCTTATTAGCCGTTTCTACCAAATTTACGCAAAGCCGTGAACTCATTTATGCTGCACACCTGTTCATTCAATATTCAGACTGGTTTTTAATCATACCAGGTGGAATAGGTACTTTCATAACTGGTATTTGGCTTGCAGTTCGTACACATTGGGGAGCTACAAAGCATTATTGGGTGCTTGTAAAATGGATTGGGAATGTTGTGGCAATCGTGTTTGGGGCTAATTTTATGAGAATGTGGATTCATGACCATTTTGAGGAAATCTTTTCAAATCCCGTTCATCCATTAGAAAATTCTTTTTATCTATCTAACTTGCAAGGATTATTTTTGGGGATAACTTTTAGCTTAGTTCTCCTATTATTTTTGGTAGTCATCTCCTACGTAAAACCATGGGGAAAAAGAAATCAAAAAAATAAGAAGGATATATCTATATAAAAAAGACGATAGCTCTATTGCTGTCGTCTTTTCATGTTTTGATTTGATTTATTTTACTTCTTGCGGGATTGATAAACTAAGCCCATTTGCAATTCTCATTCCATAGTCTGGATCTGCTTTATAGAAGTGGCCGATTTGACGTAATTTGATATTATCGCTTTCTACCGGTTCCATCGCACCAATGATCGTTGAT
Protein-coding sequences here:
- the cbpA gene encoding cyclic di-AMP binding protein CbpA, which produces MKVKSNYLVKSKVKYVTENMSISEARFTIIQSGYRCIPVLDEKEEKFVGLLFKETTSDYIIENVGSVKDHVSRIVEEKDAFIHENTPYFKVLFTIRRLPFMAVVDDNHQFLGIITHSKVMDILEDSYGIKKGGYSLTVSTTEGKGSLRKLFTVIPEEYNLEGVFTQDAGKQFLRRVVITFNESVSLKEIELLVHRIEANGFKVADIEDLRTFASV
- a CDS encoding TetR/AcrR family transcriptional regulator C-terminal domain-containing protein encodes the protein MEIQIDKEHIIQAALKLLNQSGIHSLSMRKLADQLGIKASSIYWHVKNKSELLQLLAERITEKISYPGEPFTWDKGLKVIANNYLEVLLSYRDSAEIMMITPPFTPNRLSLIEFVYSLFIKAGIPKEEIQSAASLFNNYILSFVMDEVKIGEQDQLTDLSKMQSFKDAEKYPLLASVHSPEKEQDMIQRFQWGLEVLISGFKSIK
- a CDS encoding DUF2269 domain-containing protein translates to MLLLINLIVMPLVLLGLLALFTWIGKKRSVKFNPKQKNLWLIAHIFFVIIYFGGLLTTLLLAVSTKFTQSRELIYAAHLFIQYSDWFLIIPGGIGTFITGIWLAVRTHWGATKHYWVLVKWIGNVVAIVFGANFMRMWIHDHFEEIFSNPVHPLENSFYLSNLQGLFLGITFSLVLLLFLVVISYVKPWGKRNQKNKKDISI